GCTTAGGTGCTCTGaccaaaggaagaaaaaaggtTAAAAAGTAATGTTTGGAACTAAACCTCTTGTTGTTTGACAAGAATTAGATTATAATTGGAAACATAGTGCAATTACTAGAAAGAAAGTTTTCAAGCAATGCATTCACTATCCTTCGCTCtgagtttgagttttgaagcacACCTACATGAGGAGAGCCATTCCATTTTACTTGTTTTACATCTGCTCTAAGTTCTCGCAAGCGTTAAACAAAATTACACATAACTTGATAGGGAGCAAGATCgtcattctcttgtttacaatttatttgataatttgtgttgattacaattatatatatttgatagcacatatgatgaattaaatttacaaacaataaaaaccaaataagaaaataaaaaatgcataagaaaagaaagaaaaaaatctgatttgaattgggggtattctagatattttaacggcttaacggaATTTTCTTATGGTCAACTAACGGAATAGACaactgttaaaaaaagaaggacaaaactgttaaaaaataagagttaaaggatataccgaataaatttgaaaatagaatgacaaaactgtttttacacctaaagtatAGGGTGTCATATGTATTTAATCCTATTATTTTATGCGaaagtaaaaaaaacttagaatttagaaaaattatctctcttaataaaaaaaattgtttggCAAGATTCTAGCCCTTGGATATAATTCACATCTCACGGCCCAGCccttgttttcctttttttaattttcttcttaACATTCTAAACTTAGCTTAAATATCCTAAGCCCTTAGATGATTTAAGTAGGAATTAATCCTTACCGTCTAGAAAGAAGTAAGCATTAGTCAACTGAACAAAATTAGGTCAACTCTCTCTTCTTCGAGAGAAATGCCATTCTTGTGCCTCTCTCTGCTCTGTCTTCTCCCCAGCGCAGCTCCGTTTCCGGCCACCAATTGGCGACGAGTCAGGCTCAAAAACTACTTCCAAACagtttttttctatttatgtCTTCAATTATCACATGCATCGACCCTAAAAATAGATCGGAGGAGAAGAATCCGACCCATGTTCTATGCAATTCCGGCCAAAACTCTTGTTGCCGGTCACTTATTCTCTCGCATGAGCTAATAATCTTCATCTCCTCTGCAATACCTACATGCTTATGTacttattttctcaattcgatAGTTTTTTATCCAAACCTCATTCTGGGTGTTTTGCCATGTCGGAGTTCTTTATTGGTCGTAAGTTTCTTCGACTTCCCGGTGATGTCTACAAGATAAGTTTGCCTTCATAATTCTGGTTCGCATATACCTTTAATTTCATGGATATGTGGTAGAATCGAGATATTTACTTTTTCGTTTTCACTGCCACCGCGTCCTCCGTCACCTGCAACTTTCTCCAGCATTGCTTTGGAAGAGATGGGTACTGAACTAGATGAGAGAGGGAAATATTGAATAACTTTTGTTGGCCGAACTTGATTAGATAAGAAAGAGGGGTAAAAGACGCCGGGGGGGGGGGACCATAACTGCTTATGTTTTGAAACAACAATGATTGCACAAATGGAGCGTGGTGTTCAGTAACtcacgaaaaaaaaaacttttttagTCATTGACCCAATTTTGTGGCTGTTGTGCTGCCACATCAATAAGATTAACTAAAAATGAACCTTCACCCAGTGAAGCGAAGAATTTTCGGATGCAAGGCGACTCTGCCACAACAAAGTGAAAATGTTGTCTGTATCCTTTTTTTATTCCTATTTTGTTATAGGTAGACATTGTGTTGTAAATAACAAAAGAGTTGGGATGCGTATTATTCTTACATTTTACTAAATACATGGCCCCAAAATTCCGAAACTACCTtaatcaaaaatgaaaattcataattaaagAATTAAGAGCATGTTAATATTAAAGATTAATAATAAATGCTTTTTgtacataaaaaaatatgtctCGTCTCATTTTTAAAAGggagaaattttaaatacacaccctaAGTCTCTAAATACACACTCATACTCAATACACGACCAATTTAAATTCTCATTCCAATACttttactaaatacaccaCATAAAAGTACTTAAAATACCCTGAGATTAAGAAAATCATCAAATACCCTCACTATATTGCTATATAAGGCTACTATTTAGTGTGATTAATATATTGATTAATTTACATTGAAACATGTTGTAAATGTTCATGTCGATTCATTCTAAAACATCATAGGTAATTTATGTTGGTAACTGTTAGTTCTTGGGAATAATTATAGATCTGCAAATGTTATTctcatatttttcatatatgaaaatgataaacaaaataaaatataacacacacacacacacacacacacatatatatatatatacatcgtCGATCATCAATGTATTttgattaagaaaaaaaatgaagaagatgaactttttgtttttagaatgtaagaagatgaaatttaatgaaatgaaaattctaaattttTGTACATGAATTACCTTGTTCGGAATCTATAAtagaattttctatttttgaggTGAAAATTAAGGAATGAATTGATTATTTGGATTAATTTTCAGTCAAAATAGAttctaaattaaatttttcagaaaatgttcttattttatttgtttccaAAAGTAAATATTTTGTCTTtgattatttaatttatttttgattttcttaagTTTTGCATATGCCTATTTTGGTCATTTGACATTCATGCAAAATGTTATTAGAAATATAAATTGATAGGGATGTGTATTAAGTGTTTaagggtgtgtatttaaaacatCTTTTTTAAAGGGAGCATATAAACTCTTGATACATTTTATAATTGTATTCTTTTAATCAACCTCAAATTGCTCCGTTCAATGTTGGTTTGTTAACTTTATTTTTAAGCCTTTCACAATCATGGGAAGTctataatttgttttttttaatattgttTTTGGAATTGTTTACTCGGGTTAAGTAATAAAAGCACCCATGAATAACAGGTGTATTTCAAAGTACATTAATTATTAAACATGACTtaacttcctttttttttgtcaaggACATAACTTCCACTTGTAATagttttcaaaaataaaaattcaataaatcaaaagaaattaattttgaatcagaaaaaTATGTCGTATATATTAGCTACACATTGTTTGTACTACATACAAAAAAGTGTAttgctattttttttcttctagaaATGTAACATATCCATTAAATATAATATTGGTTGTATAAAAAAAGAGATGTGTATCTAACATAATGTAATGTgcaaataaaatttatctCTTAGTTATTGCTCAAAACATTTATGATAAAGAACTAATAACTATTAAACACCAATTGAATAAGAGGAATATTTGATTGAACCTTTATTGTTAGAATTTTATTGACCAATATATATCTAATGGTACTACATAGCATGATATATCTTGGACATATTAACCTTTATTTTCGTAAGAAAATTCCCTTCAAAAATCAATGAGAGGTAAAATGCCCTCTCTCGAAGGTGATATGATTAATAGATTATTCAAAGATGGTAGATGAGGTGGCACAGTTTAGTTCCTTAATGGTGGAGATTCTCGAGGATTCGGACCACTAGGCACAACCCTTGAGACATGATATACTGGAGGTCGTTGAGGATTTGATCCTTTAGGCACGCGCGTTAAGACATTCAATGGTGGAGTTGGTGGAGACTCTAGAGGATCTGGGCCACTAGGCACAACTCGTAAGACATCCAGTGCTGGTGGTTGTTGTGGATTCGAACCTTTAGGCACACGCCTTAGGATATTAAATGTTGGAGGCTCTTGAGGATTTGAACCTTTAGGCACACGTCTTAGGATATCCAATGGTGGAGACGGTGGAGACTCTAGAGGATCCGGGCCGCTACGTACAAGCCTTAAGACATCAAATGTTTGAGGTTGTTGTGGA
This is a stretch of genomic DNA from Argentina anserina chromosome 4, drPotAnse1.1, whole genome shotgun sequence. It encodes these proteins:
- the LOC126792060 gene encoding uncharacterized protein LOC126792060, coding for MAKQSISNHHRNNTMKFAKTYLFVLCSLCLLSSYVNGRYVFPMVHSNFDGALRLVPNGSNPQQPPTLSVLRHVPKGLNPQQPQTFDVLRLVRSGPDPLESPPSPPLDILRRVPKGSNPQEPPTFNILRRVPKGSNPQQPPALDVLRVVPSGPDPLESPPTPPLNVLTRVPKGSNPQRPPVYHVSRVVPSGPNPRESPPLRN